The Vibrio sp. 16 genome segment ATGATTCTACGGTGTTGCCTACCGGTGACAACATACCCATGCCAGTGACAACAACACGACGCTTGGACACGATATTATTCTCCGGAAATGAAATGATTCTATGGAAGGATAGAAGGGTTAAAAAGAACACAGGCGGCCAGAAGGCCGCCTGGGGGAGATATTACTGAGCGCTGTTTACGTAGTCGATTGCAGCTTGAACAGTAGTGATTTTCTCAGCTTCTTCGTCTGGAATCTCAGTATCGAATTCTTCTTCTAGAGCCATTACTAGTTCAACAGTGTCTAGAGAATCAGCACCTAGGTCGTCAACGAATGAAGCTTCGTTTTTAACTTCAGCTTCGTCTACACCTAGCTGTTCAACAATGATTTTCTTTACGCGTTCTTCGATGTTGCTCATTTTTTCTTTTCCTTTACAGATTTCGCTCAATGCGATGATTCCGTAGTTTATTCGAACTACTGAAAGTTGCAAGGGGGACCTTGCTGGTCAAACCACAATTTTAGCGAATTTAACCGAAATTCAATACATTTTTGACTTAAATCATGCACAAATGTTGCGCATGTTCATGCCAGTTGTCACCAAATATAGGCTATTTTAGTGACATTCCCTAACTTGAATGATGACATTTTAGGTTAATTGACAAATTATGCAGAATTTTGAGTACTCTTTCGCTAAAAAGTTCACTTTCTCTGCGTAATGTATCAATTAAACCATGTACATGCCGCCATTTACATGCAAAGTTTCGCCTGTGATGTAAGCCGCTTCTGGTGAAGCTAAGAATACAACCGCAGACGCAATTTCACGTGGGTCACCTAAACGACCTGCCGGTACAGCAGATAATGTCGCCGCACGTTGATCGTCATTCAGCGCTTTGGTCATATCTGTTTCGATAAAGCCTGGGGCAACCGTGTTCACAGTCACGCCGCGAGAAGCCACTTCACGTGCCATAGATTTAGTGAAACCAATAACACCCGCTTTCGCAGCTGCATAGTTAGCCTGACCTGCATTACCCATAGTACCAACAACAGAACCTACGTTGATGATACGGCCAGCACGCTTCTTCATCATGCCACGCAGAACCGCTTTAGACATACGGAAGATTGGCGTCAGGTTAGTATCGATGATGTCATCCCACTCAGAGTCTTTCATACGCATAAGTAGGTTGTCACGTGTGATACCTGCGTTATTAACTAGGATATCAATCGCACCAAACTCATCGTTGATCGTCTTAAGTGTTGCTTCGATAGACTCTACGTTAGTTACGTTAAGCGCCAGGCCTTTTCCGTTCTCGCCTAGGTACTCACTGATTGCCGCCGCGCCGCCTTCAGACGTTGCTGTGCCAATTACTGTTGCGCCACGCTCAACAAGCAGTTCAGCGATTGCACGACCAATACCACGGCTTGCACCAGTAACTAGAGCAACTTTGCCTTCTAGGTTCATCATGTTCGTTATTCCTTTGTGCTTAAATTACTTAGCAGCGTCTAGAGATGCAGCATCGTTAACTGCAGCGCCACTTAGTGTCTTAACAATTCGTTTTGTTAGGCCAGTTAGAACTTTACCAGGGCCAAGCTCCAGTAGTTTCTCTACGCCTTGCTCGCTCATTAGCTGTACGCTCTCAGTCCAACGAACTGGGCTGTATAGCTGACGTACAAGCGCATCTTTAATTTTTGCAGGATCTGTTTCAGCAGCAACGTCGACATTGTTGATGACTGGAAGCTGAGGAGCATTGAATTCTAGCTCTTCTAGTGCTACCGCTAGTTTGTCAGCTGCTGGCTTCATTAGCGCACAGTGAGAAGGCACAGATACAGGAAGAGGAAGTGCACGCTTAGCGCCCGCTTCTTTACATAGCGCACCAGCGCGCTCTACTGCATCTTTGCTACCAGCGATAACAACCTGACCTGGAGAGTTGAAGTTTACTGGAGAAACAACCTCACCTTGAGCCGCTTCTTCACACGCTTTAGCGATTGATTCGTCATCAAGGCCGATAATTGCATACATCGCGCCAGTACCCGCAGGTACCGCTTCTTGCATCAACTGACCACGAAGCTGAACAAGTTTGATCGCTTCTTTAAAGTCGATAACACCAGCACATACCAATGCTGAGTATTCACCGAGGCTGTGGCCTGCAAGGTTTGCTGGTTGCTCAAGACCTTGCTCTTGCCATACGCGCCAAATCGCAACAGAAGACGCGAGCAAAGCAGGTTGAGTACGGTGAGTTTGATTTAAATCTTCTGCAGGGCCATTTTGAACAAGAGCCCATAGGTCGTAGCCCAGTGCTTCTGACGCTTCAGCAAAAGTCTGTTTTACCACGTCATGTTGTTCACCAAGTTCAGCAAGCATACCCACAGTTTGTGAGCCTTGACCTGGAAAAACGATAGCAAACTTACTCATTTTATTTTCCTTAAACTGGATTCTTTAAATCAAAGAAGAAAGAAAAGATGCCCTCAAAGGCATCTTAATTTTGAATTCTAATTAGAACTTAACGAGCGCCGAGCCCCAAGTAAAACCACCGCCAAATGCTTCTAGCAGTAGAGTTTGACCGCGCTGGATACGACCATCGCGCACCGCTTCATCGAGCGCAGTAGGAACGGTCGCCGCTGATGTGTTGCCGTGACGGTCTAATGTCACGACGACTTGATCCATTGACATCGCAAGTTTCTTGGCGGTCGCTGAAATAATACGTAGGTTGGCTTGATGAGGCACTAACCAATCTAGTTCAGATTTATCCATGCCATTTTCTTTTAGCGTTTCTTTTACCAAACGCGAAAGCTGAGTCACAGCCACTTTGAATACTTCGTTACCAGCCATATGCAGCCAGCTGTTAATGTCTTCGCTGTGTTCTGATTCGCTAGGCACTTTCTCATGACGGTCTGCAAACTTAAGGCTAAGTAGTTCACCGAAACGGCCATCAGCATTGATCGTCGTAGACAGAATACCCGGTTCTTCACTTGCGCCCACCACTACCGCACCGGCAGCATCACCAAAAAGGATGATCGTAGAGCGGTCGTTAGGATCACATGTCTTAGACAATGCGTCAGCACCAATCACCAGGATGTTTTTACAATGACCAGTTTTGATGTATTGATCAGCAACAGAAAGCGCGTAGATAAACCCAGAACATGCCGCAGCCATATCAAAGGCAGGACAATGCTTAATACCAAGCAGCGCTTGTACCTGACATGCCGCTGATGGGAAAGCGTGTGAGCCACTTGTGGTCGCTACAAGAATCATATCGATATCGTCTTTGTCGATACCTGCCATCTCGATAGCATTCTTCGCCGCTTGGTAACCCATGTCTGCAACAGTTTCATTTTCTGCCGCGATACGACGTTCACTAATACCTGTGCGAGTGACAATCCACTCGTCAGTGGTATCTACCATTTTCTCTAAGTCTGCGTTTGAACGCACCTGAGATGGCAGGTAGCTGCCAGTACCTAAAATTTTGCTATACATGAAGACCTAATAATGCCTCTCGAGTAAAACCGCTTCCAAACGATCGCTAATACGGCTGGGTACTTGTCGTTTGACCTCGTGCAACGCCTCACCAATTGCATTGATGACGGCGTTAACGTCAGCGCTTCCATGGCTTTTTATGACAATGCCGCGCAATCCTAGCAAACTTGCACCGTTATACTGGTCGGGGTTCAGTGTTTTTAGCTCATTAAATAAGCTGGAAAATAATTTTCTTGCAATCCAACCCTTTATAGATGAGGACATCATGCTCGATTTCAACTTATCTATAAAAAGTTGGGCTGTACCTTCGCAAGCTTTTAAACATACATTCCCCACAAAGCCGTCACACACAACGACATCTGCGGCGTCATGCAACAATTGATTACCTTCAATGTAGCCTACAAAATTGACCGACTGCGTAGCAGAGAGCATCTCAGCACAGCGCTTGACAAGATCGTTGCCTTTTATTTCTTCAGCACCAATGTTAAGGATCGCTACACGGGGTGGTCGTTGTAGGTATTGTTCCGCCAACGCACTACCCATTACCGCAAATTGGAAGAGCGAATCGGCATCACTAGAAACGTTCGCCCCTAGATCTAACATCCAGGTTTTGCTACCAGAAGCGGTTGGCAAAGCCGAAATCAAGGCTGGTCGCTCGATTCCAGGCAAGAGCTTTAAGCGAAAGCGTGATAACGCCATCAAAGCACCAGTGTTTCCTCCGCTAACACAGGCATCCGCATCGCCTTGAGCGACCGCATCAATTGCCATGCCCATGGACGTGCCGTTGCTATTTCTTAGCGCGAGAGACGGTTTTTCTGAGTTGGAGATCACTCGGTCACAGTGTTGAATGCTCAAGCGAGAGTCTGACTGATAACCAAGAGAAGATAATTGAGTTGTGATCGAAGTTTGATCACCTAGTAGGATCACTTTTAGCTCTGGGAAATGCGACAGTGCCTGCACGGCGGCAGGCACTGTAACGCGAGGACCGAAATCCCCGCCCATTGCATCAAGTGCAACGGTTATATTAGGCAAAGGTTCAACCTTACTTGTTGATAACCTTTTTACCACGGTAGTAACCTTCAGCAGTTACGTTGTGGCGTAGGTGAGTTTCACCTGAAGTTGCGTCTACAGAAAGTGCAGCTGTAGTTAGGGCATCGTGTGAACGACGCATACCACGCATTGAACGTGATTTCTTGCTCTTTTGTACGGCCATTGACCCTACTCCTATGTAAGTATTAAAGAATTACTTCTTTAAGCTTTTTAAAACGTCAAATGGATTCGGTTTTTTCTCTTCCACAATTTCTTCTGGAATTTCGCCAAACACCATATTATCTGAATCAACGCTACAGTCCGCTTCGTCGTGCATTGCAATTTGAGGCAAGTTTAGAATGAACTCGTCTTCAACTAACTGTATTAGGTCTAATTCACCGTACTCGTTCAGATCTACCAAATCGTACTCTTCCGGTGCTTCCTCTTCAGTCCTTTCACCGCGATACGGTGTATAGGTGAATTGGACATCGCACTCATGTGCGAAAACCTCATTACAGCGCTGACACTCTAAGTCGACTACGATGTTAGCTTTACCAGAGATAACAACGAG includes the following:
- the acpP gene encoding acyl carrier protein → MSNIEERVKKIIVEQLGVDEAEVKNEASFVDDLGADSLDTVELVMALEEEFDTEIPDEEAEKITTVQAAIDYVNSAQ
- the fabG gene encoding 3-oxoacyl-ACP reductase FabG, whose translation is MNLEGKVALVTGASRGIGRAIAELLVERGATVIGTATSEGGAAAISEYLGENGKGLALNVTNVESIEATLKTINDEFGAIDILVNNAGITRDNLLMRMKDSEWDDIIDTNLTPIFRMSKAVLRGMMKKRAGRIINVGSVVGTMGNAGQANYAAAKAGVIGFTKSMAREVASRGVTVNTVAPGFIETDMTKALNDDQRAATLSAVPAGRLGDPREIASAVVFLASPEAAYITGETLHVNGGMYMV
- the rpmF gene encoding 50S ribosomal protein L32; amino-acid sequence: MAVQKSKKSRSMRGMRRSHDALTTAALSVDATSGETHLRHNVTAEGYYRGKKVINK
- the fabD gene encoding ACP S-malonyltransferase, whose amino-acid sequence is MSKFAIVFPGQGSQTVGMLAELGEQHDVVKQTFAEASEALGYDLWALVQNGPAEDLNQTHRTQPALLASSVAIWRVWQEQGLEQPANLAGHSLGEYSALVCAGVIDFKEAIKLVQLRGQLMQEAVPAGTGAMYAIIGLDDESIAKACEEAAQGEVVSPVNFNSPGQVVIAGSKDAVERAGALCKEAGAKRALPLPVSVPSHCALMKPAADKLAVALEELEFNAPQLPVINNVDVAAETDPAKIKDALVRQLYSPVRWTESVQLMSEQGVEKLLELGPGKVLTGLTKRIVKTLSGAAVNDAASLDAAK
- the yceD gene encoding 23S rRNA accumulation protein YceD → MQKVKIPRTIDPMRAAQKRLDVEGIIQISLFKRLVESVEGVKRDAEVSLSFDLDEQRLVVISGKANIVVDLECQRCNEVFAHECDVQFTYTPYRGERTEEEAPEEYDLVDLNEYGELDLIQLVEDEFILNLPQIAMHDEADCSVDSDNMVFGEIPEEIVEEKKPNPFDVLKSLKK
- the plsX gene encoding phosphate acyltransferase PlsX is translated as MPNITVALDAMGGDFGPRVTVPAAVQALSHFPELKVILLGDQTSITTQLSSLGYQSDSRLSIQHCDRVISNSEKPSLALRNSNGTSMGMAIDAVAQGDADACVSGGNTGALMALSRFRLKLLPGIERPALISALPTASGSKTWMLDLGANVSSDADSLFQFAVMGSALAEQYLQRPPRVAILNIGAEEIKGNDLVKRCAEMLSATQSVNFVGYIEGNQLLHDAADVVVCDGFVGNVCLKACEGTAQLFIDKLKSSMMSSSIKGWIARKLFSSLFNELKTLNPDQYNGASLLGLRGIVIKSHGSADVNAVINAIGEALHEVKRQVPSRISDRLEAVLLERHY
- a CDS encoding beta-ketoacyl-ACP synthase III, which produces MYSKILGTGSYLPSQVRSNADLEKMVDTTDEWIVTRTGISERRIAAENETVADMGYQAAKNAIEMAGIDKDDIDMILVATTSGSHAFPSAACQVQALLGIKHCPAFDMAAACSGFIYALSVADQYIKTGHCKNILVIGADALSKTCDPNDRSTIILFGDAAGAVVVGASEEPGILSTTINADGRFGELLSLKFADRHEKVPSESEHSEDINSWLHMAGNEVFKVAVTQLSRLVKETLKENGMDKSELDWLVPHQANLRIISATAKKLAMSMDQVVVTLDRHGNTSAATVPTALDEAVRDGRIQRGQTLLLEAFGGGFTWGSALVKF